The Crassaminicella indica genomic interval CTAGTAAAAAAGAATCAGAAAAAAGAATTGATCCTTTATAGCATAACTTTTATAGCTGCATTTATAATGAGTATACTTCTTAGTTTAGGAGTGAAGATTCCAAGTCCTGCAAAGCCTATAGAAAAAGTTGTAAAGATGATTATAGGTGGATAAGAGATATGATGAAAAAAAACAAGCTATTAATTTTTATGATAGCTTTAAGTTTATTGCTTTTTTCGGGCTGTTGGAACTATAAAGATATTGATGAGATGAGGCTAGTTGCAGGCATGGCATTAGATTATGATGAAAAGGGAAAAGAGTATATTACTACTATTGAGATTATAAATCCAGCATCAGAAAAAGAGGCTCAAATGCATGGAGAATTATATCAGAGTAGAGGGAAATTACCTTTTGATGGTGTAAGAGATATTATTACGAAAACAGGAAGGAAATTATATTGGGCACATGCAAAAACTATTATTATTAGTCAGGATATTGCCAAAAAAAGAATAATACCGATTCTTGATTATATATATAGAGATGCTGAATTTAGAGAAGATATGAGACTTATAGTTTCAAAGGAAAAAACTGCTAGAGAAATATTAGAAAGCTATCATGAGAAGGATGTACATCCAATAATTTCATTTCATTTAGATGATGCCATAGAATCAGAAAATAATATTGCAAAGTATCATTGTGCACAAATATGGAAATTCATAAAAGATTTATATTCTGAAGGAATATCTCCTACATTACCTACTATAAGGAATATAGTAGTTGAAGGAAAAATCCAGCCTTATATAGGAGGACTTACAGTATTTAAGGGTGATAAAGCAGTTGGATGGCTTGATGAGGTTGAAGCTCAAGGTTTTTTATGGACTATTGATCATATATATGGAGGGCTTGTTGTAGTAGAATCTACTATGAATAAAAAAGCTACTAGGATAACATTAGAAATATTAAAAAATAATACAAAGGTAAAACCTATATATATAGAAGGTAAACTTACTATGAAAATTGATGCTGAAACAGATGTAATGATAGGAGAAATAGGGGGAACACAAGATTTTATTGGCAAGGAAGGAAGAACGATATTAAAAAAAGATGCTGAAAAGCAAATTAAACAGCAAATAGAAAACGTCATAAAGAAAGTACAAAAAGATTATGATAGTGATATTTTTAAATTCAGCAAAAGCATAAAAAAAGAAATGCCAAATGTGTGGAAAAAAATAAAACCAGATTGGGATAAGGTTTTTAAAGACTTAAAAACAGAAGTAAATGTGGTTGTAAATATTAAAGGAAGTGCATTGAAATCTAAGCCAATTAGAGTAGCAAAATAAATTTTTATAAAACTAAACGATAAAAATATGATAAAATTATGAAAAGAGATAAAATTATAATATATAAGAGGTACAGTGTATTCAAGGGGGGATATAAAATGAAAGTAAAAGCTAAGCTTATATTAGCATTGGTTTTATTATCGAGTATAGCATTGATAACAGTTTCTTCTTTAAGCTATATTAATATCAAAAAAGAGATCGAAAAAAATATTCAGTCACAAATGAAAGGTGTTGCTGACGGGGTAAGTAATCACTTTAATCAGTGGATTTTAACAAAAGAAAAAAATTTGAGCATTACACATAGTATTTTAACAAATTTAGAAAAAGAAGAAATAGACTATAAAAAGTATATGGAGGTATTTAAGGAAGATACTGATTTATCTTCTATGTATATGGGCTTTGAGGATGGAAGGTATTTTGATGGAGGAGATTGGATTCCCCCAAAGGATTGGGATCATAGAAAGCGTCATTGGTATATAAAAGCAAAATCAGAGGGGAAAGTAGTATTTACGGAGCCTTACATAGATTCAGAAACAAAAGATTATGTTGTTTCAGTAGCTATTCCTATAAAGGATGCAGAAAACAATATAGAAGGTGTTATTGCAGAGGATATAATACTTACAGCTATTACGAAAACGGTTGGAAATATTAATATTAATGGATATGGACATGCTATATTAATAGATGATAAGGGGACTATTTTTTCACATCCTAATGAAAAATTGCTAAATACGAATATTTTAGAAAATGAAGAGTTAAAAGCTGTAGGGAATGAGATACTCCATAATGGTGAGGGAAATATAGAATTTAAAATAGATGGTGAAGAACAGTATATGGTATATAAGAAATTTCCAATAACAGGATGGATTTTAGGCGTTATTGCTGCTAAAGAAGATATGTATAAATCTCTTTTTGATATAAAAAAGAAGTATATAATGATTAATGGTATAGCACTTATGCTTATTGTTTTGTTTGCATTGTATTTTTCACGCAGATTAACACTACGCCTTGCAGAGCTTACAAAAAATGCAGAAGAAATTGGAAATGGTAATTTGACTGTTCAATCGAATATGTCAGGAAAGGATGAGATTGCTGTATTGTCTAATGTATTTGACAAAACTGTAAAGAATATAAGCGCTTTGATACATAAAAATAAAAATATAACAGATAAAATAACAGATGCATCTTGTGTTATTATGAATTCAGTACAAGGAGTAAGATATGCTAGTGAAGAAATTTCAAAAGCTGTTGGACAGATTGCAGCTGGTGTAAACAATCAAGCAGTAGAAGCTAATAGTAGCTTTGAGAGGACAAAGGATTTAGCAGAAAAAATTCAATATATGAAGAATTATATAAAAAATGTAACATATCATGCTGAAAACATGAAGGAAAAAACAGAAGAAGGCATTAATTCAATAATGAAATTGAATCAAAAATTTGAGGGAAACACAAAAGCATCAAAAAGTGTTGCAGAAGAAATAGGAAGACTTTCTAAAAAATCAAAATCTATAAGTGGTATAATAGAAACAATAAAAGCTATTGCAGAACAGACAAATCTTTTATCACTTAATGCAGCTATTGAAGCAGCAAGAGCAGGGGAAGCTGGAAGTGGCTTTGCTGTTGTAGCAGCAGAAGTAAAAAAATTAGCAGAACAGTCGTCTAATGCTACAAAAGAAATACAAAATATAATAGATGAAATAAAAGAAGATATTGTTCAAACTAATAACAAAATGGAAGAGGCTCAGGGGATTATTAGAGAAGGGAATGAATATTTAGGAAAAACAACAGAAATTTATAATGAAATTAAAAGATCAGCAGATGATGTAATAGGGCAAATAAAATGGTTAAATGAAAATATACAGCATATGGATCAAGCTAAGAGAGCTGTAGTGACTTCTATTGAAAAAATATCATCTGTAGCACAGCAAGCAGCAGCAACAACACAACAGATTAGTGCATCTGCACAAGAGCAGACCGTTTCTATGGAAGAAGTAGCATTATCTATGAATCAGTTAAATGAAATGATTAATGAACTAGCTCAGTCTATGAAGGTGTTTAAAGTTTAAAAAAATGGAGTTTACTTGCATAAGTAAGCTCCATTTTTTTAAACTTATAAAATTAATATAGTTAGGACAATAATAGAAAATAGACAGATATGAAAATGACTTGCATTTACATTTGCAGTAGGAATATAATATACATATAAAAATAGGAAGGAGTATGAATATGAGAAATGTATTGAAAATATGTTCTTATCTAATCCTTAGTATGATAGTATTTTTTTCTTTAACAGCTTGTAATAAAGAAGCATCTAATATAGAAAAGCTAACTGTAGCAGTATCTATAGTTCCTGAGAAGACTTTTGTAAAATCAGTAGGAGGAGATTTGATTGAAGTTGTTACTATGATTCCACCGGGGAATAGTCCTGAAAATTATGCACCTTCTCCAAAGGAGCTTGAGATGCTTAGTAAAGCTTCTGTTTATTTTTCAATAGGAGTGCCTACTGAAAAAGCCAACATTATTCCAAAGCTATCTAGTATAAGTGAAGATATTGATATTGTGCCTTTAGATGAAGAGGTTTCAAAGGTTTATAAGGATAGAGAGTTTTCACCTGGAAAGAGAGATCCTCATATATGGTTATCTCCTAAAAGGGTAAAGCTTATGATAAAGGTAATAGAAGATAAGCTGTGTGAAATAGATCCTAAAAACAAAGACATATATATAAAAAATGCCGAAGAATATATAAAAAAAATAGAACAGTTAGATGTGAAGATAAAAAAATCTATAGAAGATTTACCTAAAAAAGGATTTTTGGTATATCATCCTGCTTTTGGATATTTTGCAGATGATTATGGATTGAAAATGGTTGCTATAGAAAAGGATGGAAAAGAAGCAACAATAGAAGATATAAAGAGAATTATTGATTATGCTAAAAAGGAAAATATCAAGACTATATTTTATCAAGCAGAGATTGATTCAAAGCAGTCTAGAGTAATCGCTGAAGAAATAGATGGTGAAGCTAAAGAGGTAGCTCCTTTAGCACCTAATTATATAGAAAATATGGAGAATATAGCAAAAGCCTTTGCAGATTCCGTAAAATAGAGGTGGTAATATGAAAAATGCAGTAGAAATAGAAGGAATTGATGTCTTTTATAATGATGTACAGGTTCTTAATAATATAAATTTAAAAGTAAAAGAAAATGATTTCTTAGCGATTATTGGACCGAATGGAGGAGGAAAAAGTACGCTGTTAAAAGCTATATTAGGACTGATAAGATTAAGAACAGGGTGTATTAAAATTTTTGATGAACCTTTAAATAAATCTAAAGAGATTATAGGCTATGTACCACAGTTTAGTAGCTTTAATAAAAGCTTTCCTATAACAGTAAAAGAGGTTGTACTAATGGGAATGCTTAAGAAGAATAATAAGCTATTTATGAAATTTAATAGTGGAGAAGAGAATAAAGCAGAAAGAATTATGAAAAAATTGGATATTTTTCAATTGAAGGATAGACAGATTGGACAGCTTTCAGGAGGTCAGCTACAAAGAGTACTGATTGCTAGAGCATTAGCAGTAGAACCTAAAATACTCCTTTTAGATGAGCCAACAGCAAGTCTTGATGCTAATGTTAAAACTCAAATATTTAATATTTTAAAGGATTTAAATGAAGAAATGACTATAATTTTGGTTACTCATGATATGAGTGCTATATCTACTTATGTAAAAAATATTGCATGCTTAAATAAGGAGTTGTTTTATCATGGAGAACCAAGATTAAATGAAGAGATTTTAGGGCGTGTTTATGGTTGTCCAGTAGATATTATTGCACATGGGATTCCTCATAGAGTTTTGCATGAGCATAAGGAGGTTAAACATGATTGAAGGAATTTTTGCATATAAATTTTTGCAACATGCATTAATAGGTGCAGTTTTTGCGAGTATTGCTTGTGGTATTATTGGAACGGTTATTACAGAAAGAAAAATGATTATGATGAGTGGAGGTATTGCTCATACTGCATTTGGGGGAATCGGTATAGGATATTTTCTAGGTATTGAACCTATAATAGGAGCACTTGTTTTTTCTATTATGGCAGCTTTAGGAATTGCCAAAATAAATAAAAAAACTAATACAAGCAGTGATCTTTTAGTAGGAATGTTTTGGTCCTTTGGAATGGCTATAGGGATTATTTTTATATACTTAACTCCGGGATATCCTCCTGACATATCATCTTATCTTTTTGGAGATATTTTAACTATATCTAAAATTGATTTATATATTATATTTTTTTTAGATATGATTATTGTATTTGCAATTTCTGCTTATTTTCAACAGTTTAAAGCTTTTTTATTTGATGAAGAATTTACACAAGTTGTTGGAGTGAAGGTGAGTTTTTTAGAATATATGCTGTATATTTTAATAGCTTTAACCATTGTTATTTTGATAAGGGTAGTTGGAATTATATTGATCATTACCCTTCTTACAGCACCAACATCTATTGCAAAGCAGTTTACTTATAATTTAAAAAAAATAATGCTTTTATCTATATTTATAGGAGTTTTATTTTGTTTTTCAGGATTATAT includes:
- a CDS encoding Ger(x)C family spore germination protein, with the protein product MMKKNKLLIFMIALSLLLFSGCWNYKDIDEMRLVAGMALDYDEKGKEYITTIEIINPASEKEAQMHGELYQSRGKLPFDGVRDIITKTGRKLYWAHAKTIIISQDIAKKRIIPILDYIYRDAEFREDMRLIVSKEKTAREILESYHEKDVHPIISFHLDDAIESENNIAKYHCAQIWKFIKDLYSEGISPTLPTIRNIVVEGKIQPYIGGLTVFKGDKAVGWLDEVEAQGFLWTIDHIYGGLVVVESTMNKKATRITLEILKNNTKVKPIYIEGKLTMKIDAETDVMIGEIGGTQDFIGKEGRTILKKDAEKQIKQQIENVIKKVQKDYDSDIFKFSKSIKKEMPNVWKKIKPDWDKVFKDLKTEVNVVVNIKGSALKSKPIRVAK
- a CDS encoding methyl-accepting chemotaxis protein, encoding MKVKAKLILALVLLSSIALITVSSLSYINIKKEIEKNIQSQMKGVADGVSNHFNQWILTKEKNLSITHSILTNLEKEEIDYKKYMEVFKEDTDLSSMYMGFEDGRYFDGGDWIPPKDWDHRKRHWYIKAKSEGKVVFTEPYIDSETKDYVVSVAIPIKDAENNIEGVIAEDIILTAITKTVGNININGYGHAILIDDKGTIFSHPNEKLLNTNILENEELKAVGNEILHNGEGNIEFKIDGEEQYMVYKKFPITGWILGVIAAKEDMYKSLFDIKKKYIMINGIALMLIVLFALYFSRRLTLRLAELTKNAEEIGNGNLTVQSNMSGKDEIAVLSNVFDKTVKNISALIHKNKNITDKITDASCVIMNSVQGVRYASEEISKAVGQIAAGVNNQAVEANSSFERTKDLAEKIQYMKNYIKNVTYHAENMKEKTEEGINSIMKLNQKFEGNTKASKSVAEEIGRLSKKSKSISGIIETIKAIAEQTNLLSLNAAIEAARAGEAGSGFAVVAAEVKKLAEQSSNATKEIQNIIDEIKEDIVQTNNKMEEAQGIIREGNEYLGKTTEIYNEIKRSADDVIGQIKWLNENIQHMDQAKRAVVTSIEKISSVAQQAAATTQQISASAQEQTVSMEEVALSMNQLNEMINELAQSMKVFKV
- a CDS encoding metal ABC transporter solute-binding protein, Zn/Mn family is translated as MRNVLKICSYLILSMIVFFSLTACNKEASNIEKLTVAVSIVPEKTFVKSVGGDLIEVVTMIPPGNSPENYAPSPKELEMLSKASVYFSIGVPTEKANIIPKLSSISEDIDIVPLDEEVSKVYKDREFSPGKRDPHIWLSPKRVKLMIKVIEDKLCEIDPKNKDIYIKNAEEYIKKIEQLDVKIKKSIEDLPKKGFLVYHPAFGYFADDYGLKMVAIEKDGKEATIEDIKRIIDYAKKENIKTIFYQAEIDSKQSRVIAEEIDGEAKEVAPLAPNYIENMENIAKAFADSVK
- a CDS encoding metal ABC transporter ATP-binding protein, encoding MKNAVEIEGIDVFYNDVQVLNNINLKVKENDFLAIIGPNGGGKSTLLKAILGLIRLRTGCIKIFDEPLNKSKEIIGYVPQFSSFNKSFPITVKEVVLMGMLKKNNKLFMKFNSGEENKAERIMKKLDIFQLKDRQIGQLSGGQLQRVLIARALAVEPKILLLDEPTASLDANVKTQIFNILKDLNEEMTIILVTHDMSAISTYVKNIACLNKELFYHGEPRLNEEILGRVYGCPVDIIAHGIPHRVLHEHKEVKHD
- a CDS encoding metal ABC transporter permease translates to MIEGIFAYKFLQHALIGAVFASIACGIIGTVITERKMIMMSGGIAHTAFGGIGIGYFLGIEPIIGALVFSIMAALGIAKINKKTNTSSDLLVGMFWSFGMAIGIIFIYLTPGYPPDISSYLFGDILTISKIDLYIIFFLDMIIVFAISAYFQQFKAFLFDEEFTQVVGVKVSFLEYMLYILIALTIVILIRVVGIILIITLLTAPTSIAKQFTYNLKKIMLLSIFIGVLFCFSGLYLSYIFKIPSGAAIIIFSVFAYLFVSLVKNRKRISY